From one Pontibacillus sp. HMF3514 genomic stretch:
- a CDS encoding GNAT family N-acetyltransferase: MLLEIKHIPPEDTYQLRHQILRPNQTIEACKYPADHDQYAFHIGVYSVGDLISIASLYKEKHPDIKGEHHYRLRGMATHPEYRLQKAGTHLIHKAESILRERQADTLWCNARTTVSDYYKKLGFHEVGNVFDIHPIGPHIIMAKAI, translated from the coding sequence ATCCTATTGGAAATCAAACATATTCCACCAGAAGATACATACCAATTAAGGCACCAAATTTTACGACCCAACCAAACGATCGAAGCGTGTAAATATCCTGCTGACCACGATCAATATGCTTTTCACATAGGTGTTTATAGTGTTGGAGATTTGATTAGTATTGCTTCCTTATACAAAGAAAAACACCCAGATATTAAAGGGGAACACCACTATCGTCTTCGGGGTATGGCTACACACCCAGAATATCGCCTACAAAAAGCAGGAACCCACCTCATTCATAAAGCAGAAAGTATTTTACGAGAAAGACAGGCAGATACATTATGGTGCAATGCTCGAACTACAGTGAGTGATTACTATAAAAAATTAGGTTTCCATGAAGTTGGAAATGTTTTTGACATTCATCCAATTGGTCCCCATATTAT
- a CDS encoding HD domain-containing protein, whose product MPLHIEDKIYGSFDINEEVLQELLTSNPVQRLKGIHQGGASYLVNPEWNVTRYDHSVGVMLLIRLLGGSVDEQAAGLLHDVSHTAFSHVIDFVLDYENQDYHEEIFEEVISQSDIPEILKRHGLDIAKVMDEENWKILEQPLPDLCADRIDYTLRDMNQQGMMHQKDIDSLLKSLRFNGEKVYVDDDGAAEWFVRFYYKEVIDYFLHPLNVYGYQVLSQSLKEALQRGVITREDFLLTDEELLHKVKSSDDSTVQQLLGKLHPNVEVEYNEHDYDYSQHSKLRYIDPLVQIKDGNLVPVSQINQSVKEATARAKTQSEKGTYVKVLST is encoded by the coding sequence ATGCCATTGCATATCGAGGATAAGATTTATGGTTCTTTTGATATAAATGAAGAAGTTTTACAGGAGCTTCTCACTTCAAATCCTGTTCAGAGGTTAAAAGGCATTCACCAAGGAGGTGCTTCTTATTTAGTGAATCCTGAGTGGAATGTCACACGGTACGATCATTCTGTTGGTGTGATGCTTTTGATTCGATTGCTAGGGGGATCGGTTGACGAACAAGCTGCAGGGCTGTTGCATGACGTTTCACACACAGCTTTTTCACATGTCATTGATTTTGTATTGGATTATGAAAATCAGGATTATCATGAAGAGATTTTTGAAGAGGTGATTTCTCAATCAGATATTCCTGAGATTCTGAAGAGGCACGGTTTAGATATAGCAAAGGTAATGGATGAGGAGAACTGGAAGATTCTTGAGCAACCATTGCCAGATTTGTGTGCAGATCGAATTGATTACACGTTACGAGATATGAATCAACAAGGGATGATGCATCAAAAAGATATTGATTCTTTACTAAAGTCTTTACGGTTTAATGGAGAAAAGGTTTATGTAGATGACGATGGGGCAGCTGAGTGGTTTGTCCGATTCTATTATAAGGAAGTTATTGATTATTTCCTTCATCCTTTAAATGTGTATGGATATCAAGTTTTATCCCAATCGCTGAAGGAGGCATTACAAAGAGGAGTAATTACAAGGGAAGATTTCTTGTTAACCGATGAGGAACTTCTACACAAGGTGAAAAGCTCTGATGATTCAACTGTTCAGCAATTATTAGGGAAACTCCATCCTAATGTGGAGGTCGAGTATAACGAACATGATTATGATTACAGTCAGCATAGTAAGCTTCGTTACATCGACCCACTTGTTCAAATCAAGGACGGTAATCTCGTGCCTGTTTCTCAGATCAATCAATCAGTAAAAGAAGCAACAGCACGTGCAAAGACACAATCAGAGAAAGGCACTTATGTAAAAGTACTTTCAACGTAA
- a CDS encoding peptidase E codes for MNIIAMGGGGFSMEPNNPRLDRYIINQSEQLRPKICFLPTASGDSEQYIQRFYTFFKEEDCEPTHLSLLKPEVADKESFLLSQDIIYVGGGNTRNLMALWKEWELDRILEKAWKNGTILAGISAGSICWFDEGPTDSVPGQVTKVKGLGLLHGSTCPHYDDPEESGEMYRHYIANEELSAGYAMDDGAAIHFVGTDIHKAISSRPEAKVYHVAKDENGQDVKETPLEMEYITIE; via the coding sequence ATGAATATTATTGCCATGGGTGGTGGTGGTTTTTCCATGGAGCCTAATAACCCACGCTTAGATCGATATATCATTAATCAGTCAGAACAATTACGACCAAAAATTTGTTTTTTACCAACAGCTAGTGGAGATTCAGAGCAATATATCCAAAGGTTTTATACGTTTTTCAAGGAAGAAGACTGTGAGCCAACTCATCTATCCTTACTAAAACCTGAAGTAGCTGACAAAGAATCGTTTCTTTTATCGCAGGATATTATCTATGTAGGTGGTGGAAATACGCGTAACCTCATGGCCCTGTGGAAAGAATGGGAGTTAGATCGAATCTTAGAAAAAGCTTGGAAAAACGGAACCATTCTTGCCGGGATCAGTGCTGGTTCCATTTGTTGGTTTGATGAAGGACCTACTGATTCTGTGCCAGGTCAGGTTACCAAAGTAAAAGGATTAGGATTGTTACATGGGAGCACATGCCCTCACTATGATGATCCGGAAGAAAGCGGAGAAATGTACAGACATTACATAGCTAACGAGGAATTAAGTGCTGGCTATGCAATGGATGATGGTGCGGCTATTCACTTTGTAGGAACAGATATTCATAAAGCAATCTCCTCTAGACCTGAGGCCAAAGTCTATCATGTTGCAAAAGATGAAAATGGCCAAGATGTTAAGGAAACACCGCTTGAAATGGAATATATTACGATAGAATAA
- a CDS encoding cobalamin-binding protein, producing the protein MRLVSICPSNTELVAYLGLTDQLVGVDHFSDWPEAVQDLPKLGPDLSIRMDKVEDLEPDLVLASLSVPGMEKNIEELEKRGLPYIVLNPNSLEEIAQDLRKVGEHTGTKERAERVVKKYESMIQQYKDLAEKVDHKPSLYWEWWPEPVFTPGGTNWLTEISQLAGARNVFGDEDKASVQTDWDEVYKRNPDVVCMVWVGVKESKMDPDHVRTREGWEAVKAVQDDRIHLLEEAFYCRPSPRLLVGLQKVAAILHPDIFPQGPFEDVLLQVK; encoded by the coding sequence ATGAGACTTGTATCGATCTGTCCAAGTAATACGGAGCTAGTTGCCTATCTTGGGTTAACGGATCAACTCGTTGGTGTTGATCATTTTTCGGATTGGCCTGAAGCGGTTCAAGACTTGCCTAAGCTAGGCCCGGATTTGTCGATTCGGATGGATAAAGTAGAGGATTTGGAGCCTGATCTCGTACTTGCTTCTTTAAGTGTTCCTGGGATGGAGAAAAACATTGAAGAATTAGAAAAAAGGGGCTTACCTTATATTGTGCTAAATCCTAACTCGTTAGAGGAAATTGCTCAGGATTTACGAAAGGTAGGTGAGCATACGGGGACGAAGGAGAGAGCCGAGCGCGTTGTAAAGAAGTATGAGAGTATGATTCAACAGTACAAGGATTTGGCGGAAAAGGTTGATCATAAGCCATCCCTTTATTGGGAGTGGTGGCCAGAACCTGTGTTCACACCTGGAGGTACAAACTGGCTCACTGAGATCAGTCAATTAGCAGGAGCCCGAAATGTTTTTGGTGATGAAGATAAAGCCAGTGTTCAAACAGATTGGGATGAAGTTTATAAGCGAAATCCTGATGTAGTCTGTATGGTCTGGGTAGGTGTGAAGGAGAGTAAAATGGATCCTGATCATGTACGAACAAGGGAAGGTTGGGAAGCGGTAAAAGCTGTGCAAGATGACCGTATTCATCTTTTAGAAGAGGCTTTTTACTGTCGCCCATCGCCTCGGTTGTTAGTTGGACTTCAAAAGGTAGCAGCGATCCTGCACCCAGATATTTTTCCGCAAGGCCCTTTTGAAGATGTTTTGTTGCAAGTTAAATGA
- a CDS encoding acyl-CoA dehydrogenase family protein, whose product MAASYIQEEHEIFREAVRKFLDQEARPNYREWEKGGMIPREFWMKLGQQGFLCPGVAESYGGYNADFAYSVILNEEFERIGSSLVGIGLHNDIVTPYIDSYGTEEQKNKWLPKCATGEMISAIAMTEPGAGSDLAGIKTTAVKDGDSFILNGEKTFITNGILADLVVVVCKTDPKANPPHKGMSLLVVERDTPGFKRGRKLEKVGLHAQDTAELIFEDVRVPAENLLGEEGKGFYYLMDKLQQERLVVSIAAQTAAETMLKETVSYVKQREAFGKPISKLQTVQFRIAEMATEVEVGRSFLDDLINQHIEGKEVTTKVSMSKWWHTEMARRVITECMQLHGGYGYMEEYEIARRYRDIPVASIYAGTNDIMKSIIAKNMGL is encoded by the coding sequence TTGGCAGCATCGTACATTCAGGAAGAACATGAAATCTTCCGAGAGGCGGTTCGAAAGTTTTTAGATCAAGAGGCAAGACCGAATTATCGTGAATGGGAAAAAGGTGGGATGATCCCACGTGAGTTTTGGATGAAGCTGGGGCAACAAGGTTTTTTATGCCCAGGGGTGGCTGAATCTTATGGTGGCTATAATGCTGATTTTGCCTATTCGGTCATTTTGAATGAAGAGTTCGAACGAATCGGATCCAGTCTTGTAGGGATTGGACTTCATAATGATATCGTAACGCCCTATATTGATTCTTATGGGACGGAAGAACAAAAGAACAAATGGTTACCAAAATGTGCGACAGGAGAAATGATTTCAGCCATTGCTATGACGGAGCCAGGAGCAGGATCTGACTTAGCTGGAATAAAAACGACAGCTGTTAAAGATGGCGACAGTTTCATTTTGAACGGGGAGAAAACGTTTATCACAAACGGTATATTGGCTGATCTAGTCGTGGTTGTTTGTAAAACAGATCCAAAGGCGAATCCACCGCACAAAGGAATGAGTTTACTTGTAGTAGAGCGTGACACACCAGGATTTAAACGAGGTCGAAAGCTCGAAAAGGTTGGATTACATGCGCAAGACACAGCTGAATTAATTTTTGAAGATGTCAGAGTCCCAGCAGAGAATCTATTAGGTGAAGAGGGAAAAGGATTCTATTATTTGATGGATAAACTCCAACAAGAGCGTTTAGTCGTTTCAATTGCGGCTCAAACAGCAGCTGAAACCATGCTGAAAGAGACAGTTTCCTATGTGAAACAACGGGAGGCATTCGGTAAACCAATAAGTAAGCTTCAAACGGTTCAGTTCCGTATTGCTGAAATGGCTACAGAGGTCGAAGTCGGTCGGTCATTTCTAGATGACTTAATCAATCAGCATATAGAAGGAAAAGAGGTCACAACAAAAGTATCCATGTCGAAATGGTGGCATACGGAGATGGCGAGACGTGTCATTACAGAATGCATGCAGCTTCATGGTGGTTACGGCTATATGGAAGAATACGAGATTGCCAGAAGATATCGAGACATTCCAGTAGCTTCGATATATGCGGGTACGAATGACATTATGAAATCGATCATCGCGAAGAATATGGGTCTATAA
- a CDS encoding CaiB/BaiF CoA-transferase family protein, with product MEHMLKGMRILDFSHYIPGPFASMRLGDLGAEVIKVEPLTGDLSRSATSDSNERDSVFQAYNRNKKSLAVNLKSEEGVEMVRDLIQHADIVIESFRPGVMKRLGLDYDTVSKWNTELIYCSLSGYGQVGALSQFGSHDINYMALSGMLSQLKDRTGRPIHPSITLADLIGGLAATESILAAYISREKTGEGSYIDSSILDSMLSLTQLHMLNIQYADEHQGLTSLNGELVSYSIYETADNRYVSFAALEPKFWETFCEKVGREDWISYQFTKKDSDDPFVQDIIKLFKSKTFQQWEAFSSQVDCCLTPIYEMEEVLTKPYVKERMIQEKDSAGIVHVASRYHAQKNQREVWFPGLGEQTEGILSDLLCYPEEKIETMKERMIIL from the coding sequence ATGGAACACATGTTAAAAGGTATGCGTATTCTTGATTTTTCTCACTATATACCGGGACCATTTGCAAGTATGCGTTTAGGAGATTTAGGAGCAGAGGTTATAAAAGTTGAGCCCTTAACTGGGGACTTGAGCCGAAGTGCTACTAGCGACTCGAACGAGCGTGACAGTGTATTTCAAGCTTATAACCGTAATAAAAAAAGCCTCGCTGTGAATTTGAAGTCAGAGGAAGGCGTAGAGATGGTTCGTGACCTTATTCAGCATGCTGATATTGTTATAGAAAGCTTTCGTCCAGGCGTAATGAAACGACTTGGTCTTGATTATGACACGGTCTCGAAATGGAACACTGAGTTAATTTATTGTTCACTATCTGGTTATGGACAAGTGGGGGCGCTCTCTCAATTTGGTAGTCACGATATTAACTATATGGCTTTAAGTGGAATGTTAAGTCAATTGAAGGATCGAACAGGACGACCTATTCACCCTTCGATTACTCTTGCTGATTTAATAGGAGGTTTAGCTGCTACTGAATCTATATTAGCTGCATATATATCACGTGAAAAGACAGGAGAGGGGTCCTATATTGATTCTTCCATATTAGATTCCATGCTCTCTCTGACCCAACTTCATATGTTAAACATTCAATATGCAGATGAACACCAAGGACTCACTTCATTGAATGGAGAACTTGTTTCTTATAGCATCTATGAAACGGCAGATAACCGATACGTTAGCTTTGCCGCTTTAGAACCGAAGTTTTGGGAAACATTCTGCGAAAAAGTAGGTAGAGAGGACTGGATCTCCTATCAATTTACGAAAAAAGATAGTGATGATCCTTTTGTGCAAGACATCATTAAATTGTTTAAAAGCAAAACATTTCAACAGTGGGAGGCGTTTTCATCCCAAGTTGATTGTTGCTTAACTCCTATATATGAAATGGAGGAAGTGCTTACTAAACCTTATGTAAAGGAGAGGATGATCCAAGAGAAAGATTCGGCTGGAATTGTGCATGTAGCATCAAGATACCATGCTCAAAAAAATCAGAGAGAGGTGTGGTTTCCTGGATTAGGTGAGCAGACTGAGGGAATTTTATCAGATTTGTTGTGTTACCCAGAGGAAAAGATTGAAACCATGAAAGAACGCATGATCATTCTATAA
- a CDS encoding long-chain fatty acid--CoA ligase, whose amino-acid sequence MMNAPLTLPAMLERAEKFFPKKEVITRTATGTHRINYKDLTERTRKLSHALEKLGVQEGERVGTFAWNHYRHLEAYFAIPGMGGVLHTINIRLAAQHISYIVNHAEDKVLLIDADLLPLVEAVKDELKTVEAFVVMTDDEELPETKLSPVYHYEKLLKEADGTYEFKKDIDENAAAGMCYTSATTGNPKGVVYSHRGIVLHSMALGLADSAAVSESDVTMPVVPMFHANAWGLPFAAVWFGSNQVMPGAQFSPKTIAEQIQSERVTITAGVPTIWLGLLRELDTGDYDTSSLRAVLCGGSAAPKGMIRAFEEKYNVPFLHAYGMTETAPLATISRLKSYQKDLPEDERLEIRSKQGSLVPGLEMKVIGKDGEIAWDGKEMGELLLRGPWIADEYYQDERSAEAFQDGWLHTGDVVTVDEEGIIKIVDRTKDLIKSGGEWISSVDIENALMAHEDIFEAAVIAVPHPEWQERPVACVVLNDGANCSQRDIYEFLKPQFAKWWLPDDIVFMESIPKTSVGKFLKRALRDQLEDHFTIKSE is encoded by the coding sequence ATGATGAATGCACCATTAACGTTACCTGCAATGTTGGAACGTGCCGAGAAATTTTTTCCGAAAAAAGAAGTGATTACACGCACAGCTACAGGGACTCATCGAATCAATTATAAGGATTTAACAGAACGAACCCGCAAGCTTTCACATGCCTTAGAAAAATTAGGTGTTCAGGAAGGAGAGCGCGTTGGGACGTTTGCTTGGAACCACTACCGTCACCTTGAAGCATATTTTGCAATCCCAGGTATGGGTGGGGTATTGCACACGATTAATATTCGACTAGCTGCTCAGCATATCTCTTATATTGTGAACCATGCAGAGGATAAGGTTCTTCTCATCGATGCAGATTTACTCCCATTGGTAGAAGCAGTTAAAGATGAATTGAAAACGGTTGAGGCTTTTGTAGTGATGACAGATGATGAAGAGCTCCCAGAAACGAAATTATCTCCTGTCTACCATTATGAGAAACTATTAAAAGAAGCTGATGGAACGTATGAATTTAAAAAAGATATTGATGAAAATGCGGCTGCTGGTATGTGCTATACATCTGCTACAACTGGGAATCCGAAGGGCGTCGTGTATTCTCATCGTGGGATTGTATTACACTCCATGGCGCTTGGTTTAGCCGATAGTGCAGCCGTCTCTGAGTCTGATGTTACGATGCCTGTCGTACCAATGTTCCATGCCAATGCTTGGGGGCTTCCTTTTGCTGCTGTGTGGTTTGGAAGTAATCAAGTGATGCCCGGTGCCCAATTCTCACCTAAAACAATCGCTGAACAAATTCAATCTGAACGCGTCACCATAACAGCCGGTGTACCAACGATATGGCTAGGATTATTACGAGAGTTGGATACGGGTGATTATGATACCTCTAGCTTACGAGCTGTATTATGTGGAGGATCAGCAGCTCCAAAAGGTATGATCCGTGCGTTTGAAGAGAAGTACAATGTACCGTTTCTGCATGCATATGGAATGACCGAAACAGCGCCACTTGCTACGATCTCTCGTCTGAAGAGTTATCAAAAGGACTTACCTGAAGATGAGCGCTTAGAAATTCGATCCAAACAAGGCTCTCTTGTACCGGGATTAGAGATGAAAGTGATTGGGAAAGACGGAGAAATCGCCTGGGATGGCAAGGAAATGGGTGAACTGTTATTAAGAGGTCCTTGGATTGCAGATGAATATTATCAGGATGAACGTTCAGCTGAAGCCTTTCAGGACGGTTGGCTACACACAGGAGATGTCGTCACAGTAGATGAAGAAGGGATTATCAAAATTGTCGATCGTACTAAAGATTTGATTAAGAGTGGGGGCGAATGGATCTCCTCTGTTGATATAGAAAATGCGCTTATGGCTCATGAGGATATATTTGAAGCCGCTGTAATAGCAGTGCCGCATCCAGAGTGGCAAGAACGTCCAGTCGCCTGCGTTGTTTTGAATGACGGCGCAAACTGCTCACAACGTGACATATATGAATTCCTTAAACCTCAGTTCGCAAAATGGTGGCTTCCGGATGACATTGTTTTCATGGAAAGCATTCCGAAGACATCCGTAGGGAAGTTCTTAAAGCGAGCGCTTCGTGACCAGCTTGAGGATCATTTTACGATTAAGAGTGAATAG
- a CDS encoding 3-hydroxyacyl-CoA dehydrogenase family protein — protein MINTVSVIGAGVMGNGIAQAMATGEKKVFLYDITDEAIGNGMKMIEKSLARFVKAGHISEDQMIKVLENITATKDLKEAVSSTDLVIEAIPENLQLKKELFGKLEDLTPAETILSTNTSELSVTAIASATKRPDKVIGMHWFNPAPIMKLVEIVKGEDTSDETVSVIKEVSEEVGKETVLVKDRQGFVTSRALAAHVLECMRIYEEGVASKEDIDRAIHLGLNYPMGPLTLADYVGLDTLLFASEGMIEAYGDRFRPPQILRKLVEAGHLGVKTGKGFYTY, from the coding sequence TTGATTAATACAGTCAGTGTAATCGGTGCTGGAGTCATGGGGAATGGAATCGCACAGGCCATGGCAACTGGAGAGAAAAAGGTTTTCTTATATGACATCACCGATGAAGCCATTGGTAACGGGATGAAAATGATTGAGAAAAGTCTGGCACGTTTTGTGAAGGCTGGACATATATCGGAAGATCAGATGATTAAAGTGCTAGAAAACATTACAGCAACGAAAGATTTAAAAGAAGCGGTATCGAGTACAGACCTTGTTATTGAAGCGATACCTGAAAATCTTCAGTTGAAGAAAGAGCTATTTGGGAAGTTGGAGGATCTTACACCTGCTGAAACCATTTTGTCCACTAATACTTCTGAACTTAGTGTAACTGCGATTGCCTCAGCAACCAAACGACCTGATAAAGTCATAGGGATGCATTGGTTTAATCCAGCTCCCATTATGAAATTAGTAGAGATCGTAAAAGGTGAGGATACATCGGATGAAACGGTGAGCGTAATTAAAGAAGTATCTGAGGAAGTTGGAAAAGAAACGGTCTTAGTGAAGGATCGACAAGGTTTTGTGACCAGCCGAGCTTTAGCAGCCCATGTTTTAGAATGCATGAGGATTTATGAAGAAGGTGTGGCATCAAAAGAGGATATTGATAGGGCCATTCATTTAGGGCTTAATTACCCAATGGGACCTTTAACACTAGCGGATTATGTTGGGTTAGATACATTGCTATTTGCGAGTGAGGGGATGATTGAGGCCTATGGAGACCGATTCCGACCACCTCAGATCTTACGTAAGCTTGTAGAAGCAGGTCATTTAGGTGTGAAAACAGGAAAAGGATTTTATACTTATTAA
- a CDS encoding thiolase family protein yields MNREVVIVDAVRTPVGKRKGYFRNVHPVHLASKVLQELMSRAGVEKGRVEDIVMGCVSPIGEQGYNIGRLASLDAGFPVEVPAVQLNRMCGSGQQAIHFAAQEILAGDMDITIGAGVENMTKVPILSDGNQSTIPDSVHEKYDIVHQGVSAELIAEKYGMTREELDAYSYESHQRAIRATEEGRFQREILPIEGEDREGNTIMVDQDEGPRKDTSMEALGQLKPVFKENGVITAGNASQMSDGAGAVLMMERTKAEELGLKPRARIINRVVVGSDPKMMLDGVIPATKKVLTKSGLTIDDMDLVEINEAFAPVVLAWQKEMETSLDRVNVNGGAIALGHPLGATGAKLMTTLLHELERRDGRYGLLTICIGHGMSTAAIIERL; encoded by the coding sequence ATGAATAGAGAAGTAGTCATCGTAGATGCGGTACGAACACCAGTAGGAAAACGCAAAGGTTATTTTCGAAATGTTCATCCCGTTCATCTGGCATCAAAAGTATTGCAGGAGCTTATGAGTCGTGCCGGGGTTGAAAAAGGAAGGGTAGAAGATATCGTGATGGGGTGCGTATCACCTATTGGAGAGCAAGGATATAATATTGGTCGCCTCGCATCACTTGATGCAGGGTTTCCGGTGGAAGTGCCAGCTGTACAATTGAACCGAATGTGTGGATCAGGTCAGCAAGCAATTCATTTTGCAGCTCAAGAAATTTTAGCTGGGGATATGGATATTACGATTGGTGCAGGCGTTGAGAATATGACGAAGGTGCCCATTTTAAGTGATGGCAATCAGTCCACAATTCCAGACTCTGTTCATGAGAAGTACGACATTGTGCACCAAGGAGTATCAGCGGAACTAATAGCTGAAAAATACGGAATGACTAGAGAAGAGCTAGATGCTTACTCCTATGAAAGTCATCAACGTGCCATTCGTGCAACGGAGGAAGGTCGTTTTCAACGCGAAATCCTCCCTATTGAAGGGGAGGATCGTGAAGGAAATACGATTATGGTGGATCAGGATGAAGGCCCTCGAAAGGATACGTCGATGGAGGCACTTGGTCAGTTAAAGCCTGTGTTTAAGGAGAACGGTGTGATCACAGCTGGGAATGCAAGTCAAATGAGTGATGGTGCAGGCGCTGTGTTAATGATGGAGCGTACAAAAGCAGAAGAACTAGGACTGAAACCTCGTGCTCGGATCATAAATCGAGTTGTAGTTGGCTCTGATCCGAAAATGATGTTAGATGGTGTGATCCCAGCTACGAAAAAGGTACTAACGAAATCTGGGCTGACTATAGATGATATGGATTTAGTGGAAATCAACGAAGCCTTTGCTCCAGTTGTTTTAGCTTGGCAAAAGGAGATGGAAACTAGTTTAGATCGTGTGAATGTGAATGGTGGAGCTATCGCACTTGGGCATCCACTTGGGGCAACAGGTGCGAAGTTAATGACGACCTTGTTGCATG